In Saccharolobus solfataricus, a genomic segment contains:
- a CDS encoding HAD family hydrolase — protein MYRAIFVDFGNTLVGFKPAFYEKLQTILREHGYDVDIRRVFRAYVKAMAVNNYSQPTDIKEFLYNLNIPPSDRLISHIRGSDIRDGEAFIYDDVMEFLETIRSTNTKLILLSNSSPRTKKLLEELGLVKYFDDLVLSHEIGIVKPNPKIFAIAILKGGYPALHIGDIYEIDYVGARRSYVDAILLDRYDFYPEIKEKVRNLREIIPMVTKNL, from the coding sequence GTGTATAGAGCGATTTTCGTAGACTTTGGAAACACGCTAGTTGGTTTTAAACCAGCATTTTATGAGAAATTACAAACTATTCTGAGAGAACACGGTTATGATGTTGACATTAGAAGGGTCTTCAGAGCTTATGTGAAAGCCATGGCTGTTAATAACTATTCCCAACCAACTGATATTAAGGAATTCCTATATAATTTGAATATTCCTCCAAGTGATAGATTGATCAGCCATATAAGGGGTTCTGATATAAGGGACGGGGAAGCGTTCATATATGATGATGTGATGGAATTTTTAGAAACTATTAGAAGTACCAACACTAAATTAATCTTATTAAGCAACTCATCACCTAGGACTAAAAAGTTGTTGGAAGAATTGGGATTAGTAAAGTACTTTGATGACTTAGTCTTATCTCACGAGATTGGTATTGTTAAGCCTAATCCTAAAATCTTCGCCATTGCAATTTTAAAGGGCGGATATCCAGCTTTGCATATAGGGGATATATATGAAATTGATTACGTGGGAGCTAGGAGAAGCTATGTAGATGCGATATTGTTGGACAGATACGACTTTTATCCAGAGATCAAGGAAAAGGTAAGGAATTTAAGAGAGATAATTCCAATGGTCACGAAAAATCTCTAA
- a CDS encoding enoyl-CoA hydratase/isomerase family protein has product MGLSELNPKYFKIEVEDGVGIIKLNRSPANAHNLEMLRELDNIIVESRFDQNVKAILITSNIPRFFSAGFDINEIKDKSPEYIGLSSQFSKEVMLRMMSTKKLIIASINGHCMGGGLELALASDLRFGANDENIKFGMPEVANLALIPGEGGTQFLARLVGRSKAIYLIVTGKTLSPKEAYELGILDRLIEPEKLFEESFEFARQVAKGPSLAVGFTKLAVNEGMDLPWYNAFALEREMQNQALASEDAKEGARAFFEKRRPVFKGK; this is encoded by the coding sequence ATGGGCTTAAGTGAGTTAAATCCAAAGTACTTCAAAATAGAAGTCGAAGACGGAGTAGGAATTATTAAATTAAATAGATCTCCAGCAAACGCACATAATCTTGAGATGTTGAGGGAATTAGATAATATAATAGTTGAATCGAGATTCGACCAAAACGTTAAAGCCATACTCATAACTAGTAATATTCCTAGGTTCTTCTCTGCAGGATTTGATATAAATGAAATAAAGGATAAGTCCCCCGAGTATATTGGATTATCGAGTCAGTTTAGTAAGGAGGTTATGCTTAGGATGATGTCCACTAAGAAACTAATAATTGCTAGCATAAACGGGCATTGTATGGGAGGTGGGTTAGAACTTGCGTTGGCGAGTGATTTAAGATTTGGAGCTAACGATGAAAATATAAAATTTGGTATGCCAGAAGTAGCCAATTTGGCCCTAATACCAGGGGAGGGTGGAACACAGTTTTTAGCTAGGTTAGTGGGTAGATCTAAGGCAATATACTTAATAGTAACCGGAAAGACGCTCTCTCCTAAAGAGGCCTATGAACTCGGAATATTGGACAGATTAATAGAACCCGAAAAACTATTTGAAGAGTCCTTTGAATTTGCAAGACAAGTGGCTAAAGGTCCATCATTAGCTGTAGGATTTACGAAATTAGCGGTAAACGAAGGAATGGATTTACCTTGGTATAATGCGTTTGCCCTAGAAAGGGAAATGCAAAACCAAGCGTTAGCGTCAGAAGACGCTAAGGAGGGAGCTAGGGCGTTCTTTGAAAAAAGGAGACCAGTATTTAAAGGGAAATAA
- a CDS encoding benzoate-CoA ligase family protein, with product MTAKYGRILNVTDALFSKWEDSEADKRIAIYYKDEVWSYRKVIEEINRVGNALRELGVEKENRILIIAYDTPFFISIFYSAMKIGAIPVPVNTYLKPEEYLFLLEDTGAKVLAIEPDIWPKLSPYLKGRADKLKHVIILPSISETQKITFEDHNHKAELSFYHGLVSTASTHLEAEKTSPNDMAFWLYTSGTTGHPKAAVHLHKDILVVLDTYVKNVLKISEKDRLFSASKLFFAYGLGNGSYFAFGNGASTVLMPDRVEPRRVLETIHKYKPTIFFGVPTLYNAMLHVEDWKNYNLTSLRFCVSAGEPLPPLIYIKWKERYGVEILDGIGSTEALHIYISNIPSNSKPGCTGKPVPGYEVKIVDEDGNEVPPKTIGDLYVKGDSVAMFYWNDYESTRKNMMGSWFRTGDKFYRDDEGYYYYVGRSDDMVKTAGLWVSPIEVESALLSHPAVLEAAVVGIPDEVGLVRVVGFVTLKQGYSPSSELAEEIRNYLREKLDHYKVPKEIRFITEIPKTATGKIQRYKFRLGEIK from the coding sequence ATGACTGCTAAGTATGGTAGAATTTTAAATGTAACTGATGCGTTGTTTTCAAAATGGGAAGATAGTGAGGCAGATAAAAGAATAGCAATTTATTATAAAGATGAAGTTTGGTCATATCGCAAGGTAATAGAGGAAATAAATAGGGTAGGTAATGCCCTAAGGGAATTAGGAGTGGAGAAAGAAAATAGAATATTGATAATAGCGTATGATACACCGTTCTTTATATCGATTTTCTATAGTGCCATGAAAATTGGTGCGATCCCGGTACCAGTTAACACTTATTTAAAACCAGAGGAGTATCTTTTCCTTTTGGAGGATACTGGAGCTAAGGTATTGGCAATTGAACCAGACATTTGGCCCAAGTTATCTCCATACCTTAAAGGTAGAGCTGATAAACTTAAACATGTTATAATTTTGCCCAGTATATCAGAAACGCAGAAGATCACTTTCGAGGATCATAATCACAAGGCAGAGTTGAGTTTTTATCATGGACTTGTTTCTACAGCCTCCACTCACTTAGAAGCTGAAAAGACTTCTCCAAACGATATGGCGTTTTGGCTCTATACGTCAGGGACTACGGGACATCCTAAAGCAGCAGTTCACTTACATAAAGACATATTAGTTGTTCTCGATACCTATGTGAAAAACGTTCTCAAAATCAGTGAAAAAGATAGACTATTCAGCGCCTCTAAACTATTTTTCGCTTATGGATTAGGAAATGGATCCTACTTCGCCTTTGGTAACGGTGCCTCGACAGTTCTGATGCCAGATAGAGTAGAACCCAGAAGGGTATTGGAGACCATACATAAATACAAGCCTACTATCTTCTTTGGAGTGCCTACTTTATATAACGCAATGCTACATGTAGAGGATTGGAAGAATTACAACTTAACTAGTTTAAGATTTTGCGTTTCTGCTGGAGAACCCTTACCCCCGTTAATATATATTAAATGGAAAGAGAGATACGGCGTAGAAATTCTAGATGGTATTGGTTCCACTGAGGCACTTCACATATATATCTCTAACATTCCAAGTAATTCTAAGCCTGGATGTACTGGGAAACCAGTCCCTGGATATGAGGTTAAAATAGTAGATGAAGATGGCAATGAGGTTCCTCCTAAAACTATAGGGGATCTCTACGTAAAAGGAGATAGTGTAGCCATGTTTTACTGGAATGATTACGAAAGTACTAGAAAGAACATGATGGGATCTTGGTTTAGAACTGGAGATAAGTTTTACAGAGATGACGAGGGATATTATTACTACGTTGGAAGGTCTGACGATATGGTTAAGACTGCGGGATTATGGGTTTCTCCAATAGAAGTGGAATCTGCGCTATTATCACATCCTGCAGTTCTTGAGGCTGCAGTTGTAGGTATTCCAGATGAAGTAGGATTAGTAAGGGTAGTTGGGTTTGTTACGCTAAAACAAGGGTATTCGCCAAGTAGTGAATTAGCTGAGGAGATAAGGAATTACCTTAGGGAAAAATTAGACCATTATAAGGTTCCTAAAGAAATAAGGTTTATTACGGAAATTCCTAAGACTGCAACCGGTAAGATACAACGATATAAGTTTAGGCTAGGGGAGATCAAATAA
- a CDS encoding ISH3-like element ISC1359 family transposase gives MKHENTTKPAKFNRDFARSALKIIYSVLTKILFPEELLSALLKASGSYLSRLGKDGRRALRKLNAVQVEDVRDALRKMGRMTLRGVRDRRVAVDFHAIPQYHADKSFLSRIKPTKGTSWGLVQAAIFLLGRTRSFLDVIPVTVKNVAEGFKAVMEVIVKELEEDKLRLVMVFADREFAVNEVIRFLLELGLDFVISAKAQMYKKYKGMLQDVDVSFGGVRYTGFLCVRHGSGAYLIILRKEDGKIIAFLVRKEMDLYDAIVLAEMYRERWGIENAFRSLEEFRIRTRTCDVRKELVLVLLSYLLLNVWFLIRSWRKVKLWEFSVSLSNLLDREVRVEQERAFREVKTSFPQTPANPMHLLPAT, from the coding sequence ATGAAACATGAGAATACAACTAAACCGGCGAAGTTCAACCGGGACTTCGCCAGGTCCGCCCTCAAGATAATTTACTCGGTCCTCACTAAAATACTTTTCCCTGAGGAACTCCTCAGTGCCTTGCTTAAGGCGAGTGGGAGCTACTTGAGCAGGTTGGGGAAAGATGGGAGAAGAGCGTTGAGAAAGTTGAACGCGGTTCAAGTTGAGGACGTGAGGGATGCGTTGAGGAAGATGGGAAGGATGACGTTAAGGGGAGTCAGGGACAGGAGGGTAGCAGTGGACTTCCATGCCATACCTCAATATCACGCTGACAAGAGTTTCTTGAGTAGGATAAAGCCAACTAAGGGGACGTCGTGGGGACTGGTTCAAGCTGCGATCTTCCTCCTGGGGAGGACGAGGAGCTTCTTGGACGTGATCCCAGTGACCGTGAAGAACGTAGCTGAAGGTTTCAAGGCGGTGATGGAGGTAATCGTGAAGGAGTTGGAGGAGGACAAGCTGAGGCTCGTCATGGTCTTCGCGGACAGGGAGTTCGCGGTGAACGAAGTGATTAGGTTCCTCTTGGAGTTGGGCTTGGACTTCGTCATATCTGCCAAGGCCCAGATGTACAAGAAGTACAAGGGGATGTTGCAAGATGTGGATGTGAGTTTTGGCGGAGTTAGATATACTGGATTTCTCTGCGTGAGACATGGGAGTGGAGCTTATCTCATTATTCTGAGGAAGGAAGACGGCAAGATTATTGCCTTCCTCGTGAGGAAGGAGATGGATCTTTATGATGCCATAGTCCTTGCCGAGATGTATAGGGAGAGGTGGGGGATAGAGAACGCCTTCCGCTCTCTTGAGGAGTTCAGGATCAGGACTAGGACTTGTGACGTGAGGAAGGAATTGGTTCTCGTTCTGCTTTCCTATCTTCTCTTGAATGTCTGGTTCTTGATCCGCTCTTGGAGGAAGGTAAAGTTGTGGGAGTTCTCGGTCTCCCTCTCGAATCTCCTCGATCGGGAGGTAAGAGTGGAACAAGAACGCGCGTTCCGTGAAGTGAAGACGTCATTCCCCCAGACTCCAGCTAACCCTATGCACCTCCTTCCAGCTACGTGA
- the ssh7a gene encoding chromatin protein Ssh7a, with protein MATVKFKYKGEEKQVDISKIKKVWRVGKMISFTYDEGGGKTGRGAVSEKDAPKELLQMLEKQKK; from the coding sequence ATGGCAACAGTAAAGTTCAAGTATAAAGGAGAAGAAAAACAAGTAGACATAAGTAAGATAAAGAAGGTATGGAGAGTCGGAAAGATGATAAGCTTTACCTATGATGAGGGTGGAGGAAAGACTGGTAGAGGAGCAGTAAGCGAGAAAGATGCTCCAAAAGAGCTATTACAAATGTTAGAGAAACAAAAGAAGTAA
- a CDS encoding class II glutamine amidotransferase has product MCRMLAYHGDDKEYLKRLTNCLAKASLNDPLTNETHGDGWGIVAIASNNLIHYRSHLPIFKDENLEKILNLLDGEMKVIIHARQASDKRLISPYYSHPYLESTPKSILFLAHNGSVDKYKLGNVLGIDPMLMVDSELVAKYFATYSIKEIDKLQDVTQSALNLLIMEINRIDRSSTIYFYNYYRKDRIKRKEEYYKLYFNKGAIYSSSLAYTGCEKGEEVKFGNLGEL; this is encoded by the coding sequence ATGTGTAGAATGTTAGCATACCATGGAGATGATAAGGAGTACTTAAAGAGACTTACGAATTGCCTAGCTAAGGCATCACTAAATGACCCATTAACCAATGAAACCCATGGGGATGGCTGGGGAATTGTGGCAATTGCTAGTAATAATTTAATACATTACAGAAGCCATCTCCCAATATTTAAGGACGAAAATCTAGAGAAAATCCTAAACTTGCTAGATGGTGAAATGAAAGTAATAATTCACGCTAGGCAAGCCAGTGATAAGAGATTAATCTCCCCCTATTATTCCCATCCTTATTTAGAAAGTACTCCAAAATCAATACTATTCTTAGCCCATAATGGTAGTGTCGATAAATACAAATTGGGTAATGTACTAGGAATAGACCCCATGCTAATGGTAGACTCAGAACTTGTTGCCAAATATTTTGCAACATACAGCATTAAAGAGATTGACAAGTTGCAGGACGTTACACAATCCGCATTAAATCTGCTAATCATGGAGATAAATAGGATTGATAGATCCTCTACTATCTACTTCTATAACTATTATAGAAAGGATAGGATAAAAAGAAAGGAAGAGTACTATAAGTTATATTTTAATAAAGGTGCTATCTACTCTTCATCTTTAGCCTATACTGGTTGTGAAAAAGGTGAGGAGGTTAAGTTCGGTAATCTGGGAGAGCTATAA
- a CDS encoding transcriptional regulator PaaX, with protein sequence MKIQSLFFTLYGDYVKDSGGTISSKSLIVIFKEFGFSEGAIRAGLHRMKKAGLIVGIKGENRKVSYKLSEKGMLRLLEGTRRVYEKVRRRWDNKWRIVVYNIPENNRELRDKLRRELKWLGFGMLAQSTWISPNPIEDTLKNFINDHYGSSNGIQVDIFVANYLGEPKGLVEKCWNLSEVEQAYRAFLEKWTGVLEKVSSLKSNEAFVTRILLVHEYRKFLNIDPDLPEDLLPPNWIGYTAYDLFMKLREELTPKANEFFYKVYEP encoded by the coding sequence ATGAAGATACAGTCATTGTTCTTTACACTCTATGGAGATTATGTGAAGGATTCTGGAGGAACGATAAGTTCTAAAAGTCTAATCGTAATCTTTAAGGAATTTGGATTTTCCGAAGGAGCAATAAGGGCAGGATTACATAGAATGAAGAAAGCAGGACTTATAGTAGGAATAAAAGGAGAAAATAGGAAAGTTAGCTACAAATTATCAGAAAAAGGTATGCTAAGATTATTGGAAGGAACTAGGAGGGTTTATGAAAAAGTTAGGAGAAGATGGGATAATAAGTGGAGGATAGTAGTATATAATATCCCAGAGAACAATAGAGAACTAAGAGATAAGTTAAGGAGAGAGCTGAAGTGGCTTGGATTTGGTATGTTAGCGCAATCGACGTGGATCTCACCAAACCCAATTGAAGATACCTTAAAGAATTTCATTAACGATCACTATGGTTCATCTAATGGTATACAAGTAGACATTTTCGTTGCAAATTATCTAGGAGAACCTAAGGGACTAGTAGAAAAATGTTGGAATTTATCTGAAGTTGAACAAGCTTATAGAGCGTTCTTAGAAAAATGGACTGGAGTACTAGAAAAGGTAAGTAGTCTAAAAAGTAATGAGGCGTTCGTAACTAGGATACTACTTGTCCACGAATATAGAAAATTTTTAAACATTGATCCAGATTTACCTGAGGATTTATTACCTCCAAATTGGATAGGGTATACAGCATATGATCTATTTATGAAATTAAGGGAGGAACTTACTCCTAAGGCTAACGAGTTCTTTTATAAGGTTTATGAACCATGA
- a CDS encoding peptidase U32 family protein, whose product MKLVVATNFDDSLLEELKKYPEVKYIFGSFKRTITGHGRAGFIIPDIKEEQFKNHISIAHSYGIKFLYTMNTNTLLGKEYDAEFIGKVMKEIDKLVSLGVDGFIIAVPFLIRLIRSEYPDLEVSASSFSRIHNVREVEEYANLGVNTIIMHEDANRDFKLLKEIASLSKTNKFDVELILNNSCLYGCPFRLTHDGISSITSMVNGVNDVWFEYPILLCATDVLNDPVNLIRSRWIRPEDIKYYEEIGINRFKIAGRNKKTEWILNVVKAFTERMYEGDLLDLVSYPQGRAATKAIQMVNGPSSYSVLTKVKIDNTKFPEGWIKFFLTNDCDTRSCKECKYCDIIAERVITIDGEPFKTDKWNIRQSYPINLIPKFKENGIKKGNQ is encoded by the coding sequence ATGAAGCTGGTAGTTGCTACAAATTTCGATGATTCCCTATTGGAAGAATTAAAAAAGTATCCAGAGGTTAAATACATTTTTGGAAGTTTTAAGAGGACAATAACTGGACACGGTAGGGCTGGTTTTATCATACCCGATATTAAGGAAGAACAGTTCAAGAATCACATTAGTATAGCACATTCTTATGGCATAAAATTTCTTTACACAATGAATACTAACACATTATTAGGCAAGGAATATGACGCAGAATTTATTGGTAAAGTAATGAAAGAGATCGACAAGTTAGTAAGTCTAGGAGTTGATGGTTTCATAATAGCAGTACCCTTTCTTATTAGGCTAATAAGAAGTGAATACCCTGACTTAGAAGTATCAGCCTCATCGTTTTCTAGAATTCACAATGTGAGGGAAGTTGAGGAGTATGCGAATTTAGGTGTAAACACTATTATTATGCATGAGGATGCAAATAGGGATTTCAAATTATTAAAGGAGATTGCTTCATTATCTAAAACTAATAAATTCGACGTGGAGTTAATACTCAACAATTCTTGTCTTTACGGTTGCCCGTTTAGGCTTACACATGACGGAATTTCATCAATTACTTCTATGGTAAACGGAGTAAATGACGTTTGGTTTGAGTATCCTATATTATTATGTGCAACTGATGTCTTAAACGATCCAGTAAATTTGATAAGGAGTAGGTGGATTAGGCCAGAGGATATAAAATACTACGAGGAGATAGGGATAAATAGGTTTAAGATCGCTGGGAGAAATAAAAAGACAGAATGGATATTGAACGTGGTTAAGGCTTTTACCGAGAGAATGTATGAAGGAGATCTCTTAGATCTTGTTAGCTACCCTCAAGGGAGAGCGGCAACAAAGGCTATTCAGATGGTTAATGGGCCATCATCCTATTCTGTACTAACTAAAGTGAAGATAGACAATACAAAGTTCCCTGAGGGATGGATAAAGTTCTTCCTTACCAACGATTGCGATACGAGAAGTTGCAAGGAATGTAAATATTGTGATATCATAGCTGAAAGAGTAATTACAATAGATGGAGAACCATTTAAGACTGACAAATGGAATATAAGGCAATCCTATCCTATCAATTTAATACCGAAATTTAAAGAAAATGGTATAAAAAAAGGAAATCAATAA
- a CDS encoding class I SAM-dependent methyltransferase: MYTLMSKNDRYINPLVLDNSLRSLVSPPNRILSRFVKYLKEDYTVVDLGCGPGFFTTILARIVKTVYAVDPDERAIRRLKEKVQKLSLNNVIPYVAPAQKLEFIKDKSIDFVFSNLMLCCTSDHNGAIKEIKRILKDNGLAYISVTRSFLIKDKMDVSGDEWKKILGQFKIIREGKNLMERWAVVQQIS; the protein is encoded by the coding sequence ATGTACACATTAATGAGCAAAAACGATAGATACATTAATCCACTAGTTCTTGATAATTCTTTAAGGTCTTTGGTTTCACCTCCTAATAGGATACTATCAAGATTCGTGAAATATCTAAAAGAAGACTACACGGTAGTGGATTTGGGATGTGGTCCTGGGTTCTTCACTACAATCCTCGCTAGAATTGTGAAAACCGTTTACGCAGTAGATCCTGACGAGAGGGCAATAAGAAGATTAAAGGAAAAAGTCCAAAAGTTGTCTTTGAATAACGTTATACCGTATGTAGCTCCAGCTCAAAAACTGGAATTTATTAAAGATAAAAGTATTGACTTTGTTTTCTCTAACCTAATGCTGTGTTGTACTTCAGACCACAATGGCGCTATAAAGGAAATTAAGAGGATTCTAAAGGATAATGGTTTAGCTTACATAAGCGTTACAAGAAGCTTTCTCATAAAGGATAAAATGGATGTTAGTGGAGACGAATGGAAGAAAATACTTGGTCAATTTAAGATAATAAGAGAAGGAAAGAATTTAATGGAGAGATGGGCTGTAGTGCAACAAATTAGTTAA
- a CDS encoding SWIM zinc finger family protein, whose product MYPYLIGITRNTYYIAMESERNPLESYLVRIVYKDKSVINYSCSCKGFAMRGKCKHIAIAKNKVRFISEERV is encoded by the coding sequence ATGTACCCATACTTGATTGGAATAACTAGGAACACTTATTACATAGCGATGGAATCTGAGAGGAACCCATTAGAGTCATACCTAGTAAGGATAGTGTACAAGGATAAAAGCGTAATCAATTATTCGTGTAGTTGCAAGGGATTTGCAATGAGAGGAAAATGCAAACACATAGCAATTGCTAAAAATAAGGTGAGATTTATAAGCGAGGAGAGGGTATGA
- a CDS encoding 1,2-phenylacetyl-CoA epoxidase subunit PaaC: protein MQKFNSVRELSQDLKNTLIEIIVLRADFELGMVEQISPWLVNAPTVDDRLFTAKLVSDELNHGWQLVRLLEEFNVKDRVVKIEEARLGIHMLDISNMPLFNWEDVIAFVFLVDRAGLYQLRVIKDCSFEPLANLASSMIKEEESHLFFSKNVLKAYQNKNRLQAALNFWFPRALEMLYKVKSLNEVHLRDLNVSELISDKLIEDYVRSTNDEMRNFGFVEVNYDKNLHYNIVLK from the coding sequence ATGCAAAAATTTAACAGTGTAAGGGAACTGTCACAAGATCTAAAAAACACCTTAATAGAGATAATAGTGTTAAGGGCAGACTTCGAATTAGGCATGGTAGAACAAATTTCACCCTGGCTAGTTAACGCGCCAACAGTAGATGATAGATTATTTACGGCTAAGCTAGTTTCAGATGAGCTGAATCATGGTTGGCAACTAGTGAGATTACTGGAAGAGTTTAACGTTAAGGATAGAGTAGTTAAAATTGAAGAAGCTAGATTGGGAATCCATATGTTGGATATATCTAATATGCCTCTATTTAACTGGGAAGATGTCATAGCGTTTGTATTTCTAGTAGATAGAGCTGGGTTATATCAGTTGAGAGTAATTAAGGATTGTTCATTTGAACCATTAGCCAATTTGGCCTCTAGCATGATTAAGGAGGAAGAGAGCCATTTATTTTTCTCTAAAAACGTATTGAAGGCCTATCAGAATAAGAATAGGTTACAAGCTGCGCTCAACTTCTGGTTCCCTAGAGCCTTAGAGATGCTATATAAAGTGAAATCCCTAAATGAGGTTCATCTTAGAGACCTTAACGTTTCCGAATTGATAAGTGATAAACTCATTGAAGACTACGTAAGATCGACTAATGATGAGATGAGGAATTTTGGATTTGTTGAAGTAAACTACGATAAAAATCTCCACTATAATATTGTACTAAAATAA
- a CDS encoding DUF1286 domain-containing protein — MNLVRLRTHYIFSTGLLTLLDSVLFHEYFYYALILSGIVSVIGNSLIDRIGHKEIATRYGYIPVRTPLTHTIPRSVVWGIVSVVPVFILLLIYYYGFSYHEYYFSLSNKVVLLILLNGVVVGPSHLFLDVFTERGIYVKKYGRWRRFALAHFRYDNPLVNGLAIIAGAVMIYLAYL; from the coding sequence ATGAATCTTGTGAGGCTCAGAACCCATTACATCTTCTCAACCGGTTTATTAACGCTTCTGGACTCTGTACTCTTTCATGAATATTTTTACTACGCTTTAATCTTGAGCGGAATAGTTTCGGTAATAGGTAATTCCTTGATTGATAGGATTGGCCATAAGGAGATTGCCACTAGGTATGGGTATATCCCGGTAAGGACACCTTTAACCCATACAATTCCTAGAAGTGTAGTTTGGGGTATTGTCTCCGTAGTCCCGGTCTTTATTCTCTTATTGATTTATTATTATGGGTTTAGCTATCACGAGTACTATTTCTCCCTTAGCAATAAGGTGGTGTTGTTAATATTGTTAAATGGTGTAGTTGTTGGGCCCTCTCATTTGTTCCTGGACGTATTTACGGAAAGGGGAATTTACGTTAAAAAATACGGTAGATGGAGAAGATTTGCCTTGGCACATTTCAGATATGATAACCCCTTAGTAAACGGTTTAGCAATAATAGCTGGTGCCGTAATGATATATCTGGCTTATCTCTGA
- a CDS encoding sulfurtransferase TusA family protein, whose product MSQEVRIAKTLDARGMYCPGPVLETAKAIKQINVGEVLEILATDPAAKPDIEAWARRTGNQVVDIQQQGGVTRILIKRMK is encoded by the coding sequence ATGTCTCAAGAGGTTAGGATTGCAAAGACGTTAGATGCTAGGGGGATGTATTGCCCCGGCCCAGTTTTAGAAACTGCAAAGGCAATTAAGCAAATAAATGTTGGTGAGGTTTTGGAAATACTTGCAACTGATCCTGCTGCGAAACCTGACATTGAAGCGTGGGCTAGGAGAACCGGAAACCAAGTAGTTGACATACAACAACAAGGAGGAGTAACAAGGATATTAATTAAAAGAATGAAATAA
- a CDS encoding 1,2-phenylacetyl-CoA epoxidase subunit PaaC, whose product MMVVVEYKKPKRVVGWGEYKGLRKFESIYDLPPEAVEVLFKLLSVQGDTEFASIEQHMPWLIHAPKLSDRVTISRIMVDEMRHGWQVIQILKEFGEEGKKIAEDLLSRRMGRHKLDAFNIPFNMWEDTLGFTFLIDRVGMFQLLAFEDSSFGPLSRIIPTMMMEEEFHINFGYTGIKKLVEEGKRDLAQALINKWFPRGLDMFGHSKSITIDLAYKYGIKKMRNDEMRQLYIKDIKELITPLGLELPDINRNRRVY is encoded by the coding sequence ATGATGGTAGTTGTGGAATACAAAAAGCCTAAAAGAGTCGTTGGATGGGGAGAGTATAAGGGATTAAGAAAGTTTGAGTCAATATATGATCTTCCACCAGAAGCAGTTGAAGTCTTATTTAAGCTATTGTCAGTTCAAGGGGATACAGAATTTGCGTCAATAGAGCAGCATATGCCTTGGTTAATTCATGCACCAAAACTATCTGATAGGGTAACTATCTCGAGAATTATGGTAGATGAGATGAGGCACGGATGGCAAGTAATTCAGATATTAAAGGAATTCGGTGAGGAGGGAAAGAAAATAGCTGAAGATCTACTATCTAGGCGAATGGGTAGACATAAGCTCGACGCATTTAATATTCCATTCAATATGTGGGAAGATACCTTAGGCTTCACCTTTTTAATAGATAGAGTAGGAATGTTCCAGCTATTAGCCTTTGAGGATTCTAGTTTTGGTCCCTTATCTAGGATAATACCCACCATGATGATGGAGGAGGAATTTCATATCAACTTTGGATATACTGGTATTAAGAAGCTAGTTGAGGAAGGCAAGAGGGATTTAGCGCAGGCATTAATAAATAAGTGGTTCCCTAGAGGCTTGGACATGTTTGGCCACTCTAAGTCGATTACAATAGATTTGGCATACAAGTATGGGATAAAGAAAATGAGGAATGATGAAATGAGACAGTTATACATTAAGGATATTAAAGAACTAATTACTCCTCTAGGTTTAGAGTTACCAGATATAAATAGGAATAGAAGGGTATATTAG
- a CDS encoding FkbM family methyltransferase yields the protein MEYDDMTSAYESKGNKIVVDAVTLDSLGLKKVKLLKIDVERGELEVLKGTTNTLDITDKILIEVRKELEKDINSLLRAKGFKLVKVYMTYDNIGNFLYKRAL from the coding sequence GTGGAATATGATGACATGACTTCAGCCTATGAGAGTAAGGGTAACAAGATTGTGGTTGACGCAGTTACTTTAGACTCTCTTGGCCTAAAAAAGGTAAAATTATTAAAGATTGATGTCGAGCGTGGTGAATTGGAAGTATTGAAAGGAACCACGAATACCTTAGATATAACTGATAAAATTTTGATAGAAGTTAGGAAGGAGTTAGAAAAAGATATAAACTCGTTATTACGTGCAAAGGGATTTAAACTAGTTAAAGTCTACATGACTTATGATAATATTGGAAATTTCTTATATAAGAGAGCTTTATAG